Genomic window (Bacillus pumilus):
ATGGAAAAAAACAATATGCTCACATATGACGAAGCCCGTACATGGGTAGAGCTGCTTTGGAGTGATTTTGAAACGACCTATGCAAAGGCTGGCCGTAAGTATAAAGGGCAGGAAACAACCGAACGAATTGTCCAAGAGTGGATTGAGAGCTACGGTGCGCAGCTGCATCTATTTCAAAATAAACAATCAAAGGCAAACGAGCATCTTCAAGGGCAGAACAAAGGGCTGCTTCATTAAAAGAAGGGCCCCGCTCATTTTTTTCAATAAATAGGTAAATATATAAATGA
Coding sequences:
- a CDS encoding YfhJ family protein → MEQYFERLTEQLMEKNNMLTYDEARTWVELLWSDFETTYAKAGRKYKGQETTERIVQEWIESYGAQLHLFQNKQSKANEHLQGQNKGLLH